The Alkalibacter rhizosphaerae genomic sequence TGCGGCGGAGTTTTTTTATGCAATGGAATTTGCTAAAAAGGATTGATATGGCGGGGCAAAAGAAATATAATGTAAATGTCGAATATTCATGCTTGAAAATTCAAAAATGTACGTCCGTATAAGTTTGGCGATAAGGGCCGAGCGTTTCTACTGGATCGCCGAAAACGATCCTGCTACGGGATGGTTGAAACGTCAACAAGGGATGGTTTTTTGTCTTTTGAGCAAAAAACGATTAGGGGGAAGGAAATGAAGAAAATCGCAGCAATTTTATTGGTTTTGGCCATGGTACTGAGTATGGCGATCGGTTGTTCTTCCGATAACGGAGACAATGGAGACAACGGAGATAATGGAGACAACGGCGCAGCAGAACCGGTCGTCGTCGGATTTATCTATGTTGGACCCACCAACGACGGCGGATACACCACCGCTCATGACAACGGACGTTTGTTCATGGTCGATGAACTTGGCGACAAGGTCACCACCATTTACAAGGAGAACGTACCGGAAGACAAGGGAGAAGTGGTCAAGGTCATTCGAGAAATGGTGGACCAGGGAGCTTCCGTCATCTTTGCAACCAGCTTCGGCCATATGGATGGACTTATTGAAGCTGCAGGAGAATTTCCGGAAGTGACATTCGCTCATTGTTCCGGATACCAGACGGCAGACAACGCCACCAACTATTTCGGAAGAATGTATCAAGCCAGATACCTTTCCGGGATCGTCGCCGGCATGAAGACGGAAAGCAACAAGATCGCTTATGTGGCAGCATTCCCGATCCCGGAAGTAATTCGTGGGATCAATGCATTCACTTTGGGCGTACGATCCGTCAATCCCGACGCGGAAGTCCATGTTCGATGGACCAACACCTGGTATGATCCGGCCAGCGAAAAAGCGGCAGCAGAAGCATTGTTGGATGAAGGCTGTGACGTAACAGCCCAGCATCAGGACTCTACCGCAACCATGGTAGCGGCAGAAGAAGCAGGTGCATTTTCCATCGGTTACAATGTCAGCTCCAAAGACGCTGTTCCGAAAGCCTATATGACAGCACCACTGTGGAACTGGGGCGAGTACTATCTGCGTGCAGTCCAGGACGTATTGGATGGAACCTGGACGAATACTCCTTACTGGGGCGGCATGGACGAAGGCATCATTCTTATGGATGAGTTGACGGATCTGGCACCGGAAGGCGCAGCAGCAGCCATCGCCGAAAAAGAAACATTGATCAAATCCGGCGAATGGGACGTATTTGACGGACCGATCTTGAACCAAGACGGGGAAGAAGTAGTCAAAGATGGAGAAAGCCTCAGCGACGGCGATAAACTTTCCATGAACTGGTTCGTAGATGGAGTCGTTGGAACCATTCCGGCTGGAAACTAAGACTGGAATCAGAACGTAGAGGAAATAAGCAAGGGACAAGGTCAACCTTGTCCCTTTCATTGATAAAGGTGATCTTATGGAAAATACATTGGTGCACATGGAATCCATCTCCAAGGTATTCGGCAGTGTCCAGGCCCTGGAGAAGGCACATCTGACGTTGAAAAAAGGGGAAGTCCATTCCCTGTTGGGAGAAAACGGCGCGGGAAAAAGCACGTTGATGAATATATTGGCCGGACTATATACCCCCGATGAAGGGACTATTTCCGTAAGGAACCGGATCGCGGACATATCCTCTCCCAAGGCTGCCATCGACTTGGGCATCGGCATGATCCACCAGCATTTTAAACTGGTGGACGTATTGACGGCGAAAGAAAATATTGTGGCAGGATACGACCGGGATATTTTTTTGAAGGAGGCCCATCTGACAAAAAAAATCAGGGAAGTCTCCATAAAGTACGGATTGGAGATCGATCCGGACAAGAAGATCTACGACATGTCCGTTGCGGAAAAGCAGCGAGTGGAAATTCTAAAAGTTCTTTATCGTGGAGCGGAGATCCTTATTTTGGATGAACCAACGGCGGTTCTGACGCCTCAGGAAACAGAGAAGCTGTTCCAGATCATACGTAATATGACCCAGTTGGGATGTGCCGTGGTCATCATCACCCACAAACTCAATGAAGTCATGGAGATCAGTGATGTGGTCACTGTTTTACGAAAGGGCAAATACATAGCGACCGTGGAAAAAAGCAAGACCAACACCATGGAGCTGACCAAGATGATGGTCGGCAAAGCAATAGATCTGTCCATCCATCGACCACCGGTGGGGGAAAGAAAAACCGTGCTGGAAGTCAAGGGCATTTCCGCATTGAAAAGCGACAAGACCAAAGCGCTGGATAGCATCACTTTCAATTTGTTCAGCGGAGAGATCCTGGGGATCGCCGGGATTGCCGGCAGCGGGCAAAAAGAATTGTGCGAAGCATTGGCCGGATTGTATCCCTTGACGGATGGAGATGTGTTGTTTCACGGAGAAAGCATCATCGGGAAAAACCCCAGGGACATCATCAAGATGGGCATCAGCATGAGCTTTGTACCGGAAGACCGGTTGGGGATGGGCCTGGTGGCCTCCATGAATATCGTGGACAACATCCTGCTCAAGGAATATCAAAAACAGGCAGGCCTGATCATAACGAGAAAACCTTCCAGAGAAAAGGCGACCCGCATTGTGGACAAGCTGAATATTTCCACACCCAGCACAGACGCACATCCGGTGCGGCTGCTCTCCGGCGGGAATATCCAAAAGGTGTTGCTGGGACGGGAGATCGAATCCAATCCCCACGTGATCATCACCGCCTATCCGACAAGGGGTCTGGACATCGGGTCTTCCTATCTGATCTATGACCTGCTGAACCAGCAAAAGCAACAGGACGTGGCCTTGCTGTATGTGGGAGAAGATCTGGATGTACTCATGGAGCTGTGCGACCGGATCCTGGTGTTGTATAATGGGACCATAACGGGGATCGTGGACGCTGAAAGGACCAATCGGGAGCAGATCGGACTAATGATGTCCGGTGTTCCCCAAGAGGAGGTGCTTTCTTGAGAATCGCAAAAAGAAAAGAATTGGACGGACGACAGATTTTTCTGGTTCGGATCGCAGCTGTGACGGGAGCACTGATTTTTGGTGGGATCTTTCTTTTGCTGCTGGGAGAAAATCCGCTGGACATCTACATATCCATGGTCAAAGGAGGCCTTGGAACTTTTTTCCGATTCCGGGAAACGGTCAATTTGGCCATACCTTTGCTGATCACTTCCCTGGGAGTCATGATCGCTTTTAAAATGAGGTTTTGGAACATCGGTGCGGAAGGGCAGATCTTTATGGGAGCCTTTGCCGCCACCTACTTTGCACTTAATTTTGATTATTTGCCAAAACCCCTTTTGCTGTTGATCATGGCAGGAGCGGCCATGGTCATGGGAGGGGTCTGGTTGATCATCCCGGCCTGGTTCAAGGCCAGGTTTGGAACCAATGAGACCTTGTTTACCTTGATGCTCAACTACATCGCCCTTCGATGGGTCACCTACCTGCAGTACAGCTTGTGGAAAGACCCTTCGGGAATGGGCTTTCCCAAGATCGCCAGTTTTGGACCCAATGCCACCTTGCCCCAGGTCTTCGGCATCCATATCGGCTGGATCCTGGCTTTGCTGCTGATCTATTTGATCTACATCTACTTGAATCATACAAAAACCGGCTATGAAATTGCCGTCATCGGAGAAAGCGAAGATACGGCAAGATATGCCGGGATCGACATCAAGCGGGTCGTATTGAAAACCATGTTTTTAAGCGGCGCTGTCTGCGGACTGGTGGGCATGATCCAAGCAGCAGGGATCAGCGGGACCCTTTCCGTGGACCTGACGGGTGGCGTAGGATTTACTGCCATCATCACCGCCTGGTTGTCCGGGCTCAACCCTATCATGGTGGGTGTGGTATCTTTTCTTTTTGCCATGCTTCGCCAGGGAGGGTCCTTCATCCAAACGGCATATCAGATCCCTGCTTCTGCGGCAGAGATCCTCCAGGCCTTGATCTTGTTTTTCGTATTGGCCAGTGAGTTCTTCGTTCGCTACAAATTCATGAGGACCGGGAAAAAACAGACAGGAGGTGCCCAATGAACGTTATTTCATTTTTGAGCGCCATGGTGCAGGCAGGTACGCCCTTGCTGTTCGCTACTCTTGGAGAAATATTCACCCAGAAGGTGGGTCATTTGAACTTGGGGTTGGAAGGGATGATGCTCATGGGAGCCGTTACCGGTTTTGCCATCGGGTATAATACGGGAAGCCCCGTGCTTGCGGTCCTGGCTGCCATGCTTGCAGGAATGATCGGTGCCCTGATCTATGCTGTCATCACAGTAACACTGAAAGGGAATCATGAAGTGACGGGGCTGACCCTGACCATTTTCGGCGTGGGCTTTGCCAGCTTTGTGGGCAATTCCCTGGTAGGCTACAAGTTGCCGGATTCCGTCAGTCAGGTCTTTGCAGAAAAACCGATCCCATTGTTGGCGGACATACCGGCCATAGGAGAGATCTTTTTCAGCCAGAGCGTGTTGGTCTATGTTTCCTATGTTTTGGTCGTGGTTTTGGGCATTCTGCTGTACAAGACAAAATACGGATTGAATCTTCGCATGGTGGGTGAAAATCCAGGGGCGGCGGATGCCAGCGGCATCAACGTCACCCGGTACAAGTATTTTTACATCCTCATGGGAGGCGCTTTATCCGGCTTGGGCGGAGCATTTCTGTCTCTGGCATACATTCCGGTATGGCAGGAAAACATCACCGCCGGCAAGGGTTGGATCGCCGTGGCCTTGGTCATTTTTGCCACATGGAATCCTTATCGTGCCGTTCTGGGAGCCTACTTCTTCGGAGGTCTTGACATCATTGGATTTCGGCTTCAGAAGTTTGCATTGCCCGTGCCCATCTACATCATCAACATGTTGCCTTATGTGGCCACGGTGATCGTATTGATCTTGATGTCCATCAAGAAAAGCAAGGAAAACAAGTCGCCGGCTTCCGTTGGAAAGCCGTACTTTCGGGAGGAAAGATAGCAATAGGGTTTCTGGAGGAAACCCTATTGTGTTATAATTGATAAAAACTAGGCAGGGAGGCGTTTTTATGGGAAACATTATGGTGGATATCCATCGGGATTATAAATATGCCATAGAAGTGGAGAACGGATTGCTGGACGATCTGGACCGGTACCGGAATTTGTTTTTTCGGTACGAAAAAGCCGTTCTGATCACCGATGAAAACGTGGCTCCCCACTATTTGAGACAAGTGGAAAAGCAGATCGACAAGGCCGGTTGCAAGACCCATGCCATCATCCTTCCGGCTGGAGAGGGGACAAAATCTCTGGAGAAAGCGGAAGAGATCTATCATCATTTCTCCGAGTACAATCTTTCCAGGGGAGACCTGGTGGTGGCTTTGGGTGGTGGAGTCGTAGGAGATCTGACCGGTTTTTGCGCATCCACCTATCTTCGGGGAGTGGATTTCATTCAGATCCCCACCACACTATTGGCCCAGGTGGACAGCAGTGTGGGAGGAAAAGTCGGCGTCAACCTGAGCAAGGGAAAGAATCTGGTAGGCAGTTTCTACCAGCCAAAGGCGGTCATTGTAGATCCCTTGACCCTGAAGACACTGAACAAGCGGGTGTTCTGCGACGGCATGGCGGAAGTCATCAAGTACGGTTGCATTCAGGACAAGGGCCTATTCGATCGTTTGATGATGGGATCCGTCCAGGCACCGCCGGAAGAGATCGATGAGATCATCGAATCTTGTTGCACCATCAAACGAAATGTCATCCAGGAGGATGAACGGGAAACCGGATTGCGACGGATCCTTAATTTTGGTCATACCCTGGGGCATGTACTGGAGACGTATTTCAACTACCAAAAATACTCCCATGGAGAAGCCGTAGCCATCGGGATGTATCATATCACCACCAAGAGCGAAAGCAGAGGCATCACAAAAGAGGGAACGTCAGAGAAATTGAAAGAACTGTTGTTGGCGTACGATCTGCCTGTCACCATGCCTTATCTGGAGCAGGAACGGGTGGAGGAGATCCTGTTTCGCGACAAAAAATTCAGCGGAAACAAGATCACACTGATTCTTCTCAAGGACATCGGGGAAGCGGTCATGGTCAGCATGGATAAAAACCAACTGGTGGAATTTATCGTTTAGAGGAGGGCACCGTAATGAAGAGAGTGGAGATCACACCAACGACCTTAAGGGGTACCGTCAACATTCCCCCGTCAAAAAGCATGAGCCATCGGAGCATCTTTTGCGCCGCTTTGAGCGATGGGATCAGCAATATCCACAACGTGCTGATGTCGGAGGATATTCGGGCGACCTGCGAGGCCATGGAAACCATTGGTGCAAAAATCAAGTATAAACCCACCGATGAAAAAAAAGACCTGTATCATCTGAGGATCCAGGGTATTCCCAGGCCGCGGCAAAAACGGGAAAAAATCGATTGCGGAGAATCCGGATCTACCATTCGGTTCATTTTGCCCTTGTTGGCCACCATGGATGAAACCATGACAGTGACAGGGCGGGGGCGTCTGGTGAGCCGGCCTTTGGATGCCTATTATGAAATTTTCGACAAGCACAAGGTATATTATACGAATAAATACGGAGAACTCCCCTTGACGTTGAAGGGCCAGTTGTCTTCCGGCACTTATGAAGTAAAGGGAGATGTCAGCTCCCAGTTCATTACCGGCCTACTTTTTGCATTGCCTCTTTTGCCCGGGGATTCGGTCATTCGACTGACCACCCCCTTGGAGAGCAAACCCTATGTGGACATGACCATGGAGATCATGAAGCGTTTTGGCATTACTGTCGTCAACGAAAACGACGAAGCTTTTCATATCCCCGGATCCCAAAGATATCAGGCAGCCGATTACGTGGTGGAGGGAGACTACTCCCAATCTGCATTTTGGTTGAGCGCCGGCGTTTTGGGGGAGAGATCTACAGCAACGACTTGAAGCTGGATTCCCTTCAGGGAGACAAGGTCATCGTGGACATCATTCGAAAAATGGGGGGAACATCGAAAAACTCCTGTTGGGATATAAAACCACCCGATCCGACCTCCATGGGACCACTGTGGATGCTTCCCAGTGTCCGGATCTGGTGCCCATCGTCAGCGTGCTGGCTTGTCTGGGAAGCGGCATGACGGAGATCATCAATGCCAAGCGACTCCGCATCAAGGAATCGGACCGGCTGGACGCCATTACTACCGTGATGTCGGCCCTGGGGGCGGACATTGCCCAGTATACGGACGGACTGATCATCAAAGGTCGGGAAAACCTGAAAGGCGGAGTGGTGGACAGCTTCAACGACCACCGCATCGCCATGGCGGCAGCCGTCGCTTCCATTCGATGCGAAGAGAAAGTCATCGTCAACAACGCCCAGAGCGTGAACAAGTCCTATCCAAAATTTTGGGAAGACTTTGTGAGTTTGGGAGGGATCATCCATGAGTTCGACGTGGGGGAATAAAATTCGTTTCAGCATTTTTGGAGAGTCCCATGGTCCGGCCATCGGAGGAGTTCTGGATGGACTGCCCCCGGGAATGGAACTGGACATGGACTTTATTCAACAGCAGATGGATCGAAGAAAGCCGGGACAAGACCGGTTTTCCACCAAACGGAAGGAAACGGACCAGGTGGAGATCCTCAGTGGATTTTTTGAAGGGAAAACCACCGGCACGCCCCTTGCTTTCATCATTCGAAACGAAGACAACCGGTCAAGGGATTACGCGGCTTTAAAAAGCAAGATGCGGCCCGGACATGCGGACTGGACCGGCCATCTGCGATACCAAGGATACAACGACTACCGAGGCGGAGGACATTTTTCCGGACGGATCACAGCGCCTTTTGTGTTTTACGGTGCAGTGGCAAAACAATATTTGTTGGAGAACTACGGCATCCAGATCGTTTCCCGGATCGCATCCATTGGAAACGTGGAAGACGAAGTGCTGGATCATTTGTCTGCAGATCCCCTGGAGCTCTTGAAAAAACTCAAGAATCAGCCCTTTCCGGTCATGGAGGAAGCCGCAGGAACGTCCATGAAACAGGTCATCGACGACGCCAGAAACCAGCAGGATTCCGTGGGCGGAGTGGTGGAATGCATGGGTTTCCACATTCCGGCAGGTGTCGGGAGCCCTTTTTTTGACTCCCTGGAAAGCACCATATCCCATTTGATCTTTTCCGTGCCTGCAACCAAGGCAGCGCTAAAGGGTTCCCAGGCCAACGACGTTTTTTATTATGATGAAGAAGGTCGCATGCAGGCGAAAACCAACCACAACGGAGGGATCCAGGGAGGGATCTCCAACGGCTTGCCTCTGGTTTTCCGAGTGGCTTTCAAACCGACGCCATCCATTTCCAAAGAACAGGAGACGGTGGACATTGAAAATAAGGAAAATGTTGCCCTTTCCATCCAGGGCCGACACGATCCATGTATCGTTCCCAGGGCGCTGCCGGTAGTGGAAAGCTGCATGGCCATTGCCCTGCTGGAAGAATTGGTCATTTAAGGAGGTCGCCATGCGAAACTTGGAAGAAGTACGAAAGGACATCGATGCCATAAACCAGGAGATGGTCCGTCTATTTTTGAGGCGGATGGAGCTCTCGGAAGAAGTGGTTCGCTATAAAATGGAACACCAGCTGCCCATTTACGACAAGGAACGGGAACAGGCCATTGTGGAGGCCATGGTCAAGACCGGGGATCCCGGTCATTTGGAAGCATATCTTCGGGATTTTCTAAAAGCCCTCATGGAGATCAGCAAGGACTATCAGCAAGAGGTGCTGGACGGAGAAGGACCATGAAATATTATATCATCGTTGCAGTGATCCTTCTGATCGGATACTTCTGGGTCCGGCGGTTGGCCGATCTGATCTACAACAACGAGAAGTATACAAAAGGGTTGGATCGGAAATTCAACTACGACGAGGTTCTTCCGGAAAACGAAAAAAAAGAGACAGAAGAATGAAAGATTGTTCTTTTTGAATTGTGAAAATTCTGATAAAATAGTCAAAATACCTAAAAGGAGGTCCAGCATGAAGAAGTTTAAAAAGGTGTTGATCGCCAATCGCGGGGAAATCGCCATTCGGATCATACGTGCCTGCCAGGAACTTGGAATTTCCACGGTAGCCATATATGCCGAAGAGGACAAGTTGTCCCTGTTTCGCAGAAAAGCGGACGAAGCTTATTTGATTGAAGACCACCGGGGACCGGTGGATGCGTATTTGAATATAGATAAGATCATCAATCTGGCCATCAAAAAAGAGGTGGACGCCATTCATCCGGGATACGGATTCCTATCGGAAAATCCGGAATTTGCCCGTCGGGTGGAAGCGGAAGGCATCACTTTTATCGGACCGGATCATTGGATGATGCGCCAATTGGGAGACAAGATCCAATCCAAGATCCAGGCCAACAAGGTGGATGTTCCCACCATTCCCGGCGTGGAAAAGCCCATTGAAAGCGACGAAGAGGCCATGGAATTTGCACGGATCGCAGGATACCCCATCATGCTCAAGGCAGCAGCCGGTGGCGGAGGACGGGGGATGCGGATCGTCAAGGAAGAAAAAAACCTCCTTCGGGAGTTTCACTCCGCACGAAGCGAGGCATTCAAGGCGTTCGGCAGCGGAGACATCTTCATTGAAAAATATTTGGAGAATCCAAAGCACATCGAAGTCCAGGTATTGGGGGACAACTATGGAAACATTGTTCATCTCTTTGAACGGGATTGTTCCATCCAGCGACGACATCAAAAATTGATCGAGTTTACCCCATCCCAGAGCATCAACGATGTCCAGCGGCAGCACATTTGCGAAGATGCCATCAAATTGGCCAAATCCGTAAACTATCGAAATGCAGGGACCGTGGAATTTTTGGTAGACGGAAATGGAGACCATTACTTTATCGAAATGAATCCCAGGATCCAGGTGGAACACACGGTGACAGAGATCGTGACGGGCATCGACATCGTCCAGGCACAGATCTTGATCGCCCAGGGCCATGCCCTCACATCGGATGCCATCGACATTGCCGATCAGGACAGCATCACCATGCGGGGTGCGGCCATCCAGTGCCGGATCACCACGGAAGATCCCCAAAACAACTTCATGCCCGACACGGGGAAACTGGAAGTCTACCGTACCGGTTCCGGAAACGGCGTCCGACTGGATGGCGGCAACGGATTTACCGGTGCCATGATCTCCCCTTACTACGACAGCCTTTTGGTGAAGACGACGGCTTTCGGCCGTACCTTTGAAGAAGCCCGAAGAAAAGCGGTTCGGGTGGTCAAGGAACACGAGATCGAAGGAGTCAAGACCAACAAGGATTTCATCATCAATGTGTTGGAACACCCTACGTTTATTGAAGGAGTCTGCGACACCAAATTTATCGACAATCACCCGGAACTTTTCAACGTGGACGGCAACTCCTCCAGCGATGAGGTCCGCCTGCTCCGATTCATTGGAAACAAGGTGGTCAACGAGACCCTGGGCAACAAGCGTGAATTCGACAATCCGGTGATTCCCCCTTACGACGACAGCAAAAAACTCTACGGAACGAAGCAGATCCTGGACGAAAAAGGTCCTGATGGCCTGGTCCAGTGGATCAAGGATCAAAAACAGCTTCTCTTTACGGACACCACCATGCGGGATGCCCATCAGTCCTTGTTGGCGACCAGGGTGCGAAGCAGGGACATGATCAAAGTAGCCAAGTCGACGGCCCATTTGGGGTCCGACCTTTTCTCCCTGGAAATGTGGGGAGGAGCGACTTTTGATGTCAGCTATCGATATTTGAAGGAATCCCCCTGGAAGCGTCTGGAGGAGTTGCGGGAAAGGATCCCCAACATTTTGTTCCAAATGCTGTTTCGAGGATCCAATGCCGTTGGATACAAAAACTATCCGGACAACCTGATCCGAGACTTTGTGAAGGAAGCGTCTCAAAGCGGCATCGACGTCTTCCGCATCTTCGACTCCTTAAACTGGTTGGAAGCCATGAAAGTATCCGTGGATGAGGTACTCAAGCAGGGCAAAGTAGCAGAAGTGAGCATTTGCTACACGGGTGACATCCTGGATGAGTCCAGAACGAAATACAATCTGGATTACTACGTCCGAAAGGCCAAAGAAGTGGAGAACATGGGCGCCCATATCCTGGCGATCAAAGACATGGCCGCTTTGCTGAAACCGGCGGCAGCCCATAAACTGATCACTGCACTGAAACAGGAAGTAAAGATCCCCATCCATCTCCATACCCACGACACTTCCGGAAACGGAGTGGCCACCCTTTTGATGGCCACTATGGCCGGAGTGGATATCGTGGATACGGCCATAACGGGAATGAGCGGACAAACCAGCCATCCGTCCCTCAACTCCATCGTGGCGGCTGTAGAAAATACGGATCGACAGAGCACTTTGGATCTGGACAAGCTGCAGCAATTGTCCGAGTACTGGACTTCTGTACGGGACGTCTATTATGAGTTCGAATCCGGTCTCAATTCCGGAACCACGGAGATCTACAAGTACGAGATCCCGGGTGGGCAATACTCCAACTTGAAAGCCCAGGTGGAAAGCTTTGGCTTGGGGCAAAAATTCAAGGATGTCAAAGAAAAATACATTGAAGCCAACGAGTTGTTCGGCGACATCGTAAAGGTGACACCTTCCTCAAAAGTGGTTGGAGACATGGCCATCTTCATGGTGCAAAACGAACTGGACAAGGAAAACATCTATGAAAAAGGCAAGGATATGGCCTATCCGGATTCCGTACGGGACTTTTTCCGGGGAATGATCGGCCAGCCGGAAGGCGGCTTCAACGAAGACCTTTCCAAGATCGTCCTCAAGGGGGAAAAACCCATCAGCGTGCGACCGGGGACCTTGCTGGAAGATATCGACTATCAAGAAATATTTGATGAATACAAGAAAAGCTTCAACCTGGAACTGGATCAAAAAGACATGCTGGCGGCAGCCCTCTATCCAAAAGTGTTTCGGGAATATGTAGAGTATATGTGCGTCAACGACGAATACATGCGCATGGAAAGCGACGTTTTCTTCCATGGACTGAGGATCGGCGAGATCTCCCAGATCGAGTTGTCATCCGGGAAAAGCTTTATGGTGAAGTTGGTGGACATCGGCAAGATCAACGATCAGGGTCTGCGTTCCGTCGTATTCGAAGTGGACGGTTTCCGTCGCGAGATCTTTGTAGAGGATACCAAATCCTTCCTTGCCCAATCCAAGGATGTCCACAAGCAAGTGGACAAGGACGACCCGTATCAGGTGGGATCCAGCATCCCGGGTACGGTGGTCAATGTTTTGGTCCAGGAGGGGGACGACGTGAAAGTGAACCAACCCTTGATGATCATCGAAGCCATGAAAATGGAAACGGAGATCGTAAGCAGTGTGGACGGCGTCGTGGAAACCATCTACGCCCAAAAGGGACAATCCGTAAAAACAGGCGAATTGGTCATCCAGTTGGCCTAGGGAAAAGAACCGGCACACGCCGGTTCTTTCTATATCCACAGTGTGTAAAAATGTGCTATAGTTAAAAGAGAAACTCTGGTAAGGATGTGACACGATTGAATCAAATTCAGGATCTGCTGCTGAATTTATCCCTGTTGGTAAAACCCTCCAACATCATAGACATACTCATCGTTGCTTTTGTCGTGTACAAAATCATCGGTTGGATCACCGATACCCAGGCGGAGCAGGTGGCAAAAGGCGTGGTCATTTTGCTGTTGGCCACCCAGCTGAGCGAGTGGTTCCGTTTGTATACGGTGAATTTTCTGTTGCGCAATTTGATGACCGTCGGGTTTATTGCCCTGGTCATCGTTTTTCAACCGGAATTGCGGCGGGCTCTGGAACACATTGGCCGCACCAGCTTTTTTAAAACCAAGTGGATGGAAAATGTGAACGAAACGAAGCGGACCATCGAGGAGATCGTGGAAGCCGTCCAGCAGATGAGCAACAGCAAAACCGGTGCCTTGATCGCATTGGAAAAGGATACGGGTTTGGAAGACATCATTTCTACAGGGACCCGGTTGGATTCTGCCGTCAGTTCGGAATTGTTGTTGAACATCTTTACACCGAATACTCCGCTCCACGATGGAGCAGTGATCATCAGCATTCGGGAAAACAAATTAAAGGCGGCATCCTGCCTGTT encodes the following:
- a CDS encoding BMP family ABC transporter substrate-binding protein, which translates into the protein MKKIAAILLVLAMVLSMAIGCSSDNGDNGDNGDNGDNGAAEPVVVGFIYVGPTNDGGYTTAHDNGRLFMVDELGDKVTTIYKENVPEDKGEVVKVIREMVDQGASVIFATSFGHMDGLIEAAGEFPEVTFAHCSGYQTADNATNYFGRMYQARYLSGIVAGMKTESNKIAYVAAFPIPEVIRGINAFTLGVRSVNPDAEVHVRWTNTWYDPASEKAAAEALLDEGCDVTAQHQDSTATMVAAEEAGAFSIGYNVSSKDAVPKAYMTAPLWNWGEYYLRAVQDVLDGTWTNTPYWGGMDEGIILMDELTDLAPEGAAAAIAEKETLIKSGEWDVFDGPILNQDGEEVVKDGESLSDGDKLSMNWFVDGVVGTIPAGN
- a CDS encoding ABC transporter ATP-binding protein — translated: MENTLVHMESISKVFGSVQALEKAHLTLKKGEVHSLLGENGAGKSTLMNILAGLYTPDEGTISVRNRIADISSPKAAIDLGIGMIHQHFKLVDVLTAKENIVAGYDRDIFLKEAHLTKKIREVSIKYGLEIDPDKKIYDMSVAEKQRVEILKVLYRGAEILILDEPTAVLTPQETEKLFQIIRNMTQLGCAVVIITHKLNEVMEISDVVTVLRKGKYIATVEKSKTNTMELTKMMVGKAIDLSIHRPPVGERKTVLEVKGISALKSDKTKALDSITFNLFSGEILGIAGIAGSGQKELCEALAGLYPLTDGDVLFHGESIIGKNPRDIIKMGISMSFVPEDRLGMGLVASMNIVDNILLKEYQKQAGLIITRKPSREKATRIVDKLNISTPSTDAHPVRLLSGGNIQKVLLGREIESNPHVIITAYPTRGLDIGSSYLIYDLLNQQKQQDVALLYVGEDLDVLMELCDRILVLYNGTITGIVDAERTNREQIGLMMSGVPQEEVLS
- a CDS encoding ABC transporter permease → MRIAKRKELDGRQIFLVRIAAVTGALIFGGIFLLLLGENPLDIYISMVKGGLGTFFRFRETVNLAIPLLITSLGVMIAFKMRFWNIGAEGQIFMGAFAATYFALNFDYLPKPLLLLIMAGAAMVMGGVWLIIPAWFKARFGTNETLFTLMLNYIALRWVTYLQYSLWKDPSGMGFPKIASFGPNATLPQVFGIHIGWILALLLIYLIYIYLNHTKTGYEIAVIGESEDTARYAGIDIKRVVLKTMFLSGAVCGLVGMIQAAGISGTLSVDLTGGVGFTAIITAWLSGLNPIMVGVVSFLFAMLRQGGSFIQTAYQIPASAAEILQALILFFVLASEFFVRYKFMRTGKKQTGGAQ
- the aroB gene encoding 3-dehydroquinate synthase, translated to MGNIMVDIHRDYKYAIEVENGLLDDLDRYRNLFFRYEKAVLITDENVAPHYLRQVEKQIDKAGCKTHAIILPAGEGTKSLEKAEEIYHHFSEYNLSRGDLVVALGGGVVGDLTGFCASTYLRGVDFIQIPTTLLAQVDSSVGGKVGVNLSKGKNLVGSFYQPKAVIVDPLTLKTLNKRVFCDGMAEVIKYGCIQDKGLFDRLMMGSVQAPPEEIDEIIESCCTIKRNVIQEDERETGLRRILNFGHTLGHVLETYFNYQKYSHGEAVAIGMYHITTKSESRGITKEGTSEKLKELLLAYDLPVTMPYLEQERVEEILFRDKKFSGNKITLILLKDIGEAVMVSMDKNQLVEFIV
- the aroC gene encoding chorismate synthase — protein: MSSTWGNKIRFSIFGESHGPAIGGVLDGLPPGMELDMDFIQQQMDRRKPGQDRFSTKRKETDQVEILSGFFEGKTTGTPLAFIIRNEDNRSRDYAALKSKMRPGHADWTGHLRYQGYNDYRGGGHFSGRITAPFVFYGAVAKQYLLENYGIQIVSRIASIGNVEDEVLDHLSADPLELLKKLKNQPFPVMEEAAGTSMKQVIDDARNQQDSVGGVVECMGFHIPAGVGSPFFDSLESTISHLIFSVPATKAALKGSQANDVFYYDEEGRMQAKTNHNGGIQGGISNGLPLVFRVAFKPTPSISKEQETVDIENKENVALSIQGRHDPCIVPRALPVVESCMAIALLEELVI
- a CDS encoding chorismate mutase; this encodes MRNLEEVRKDIDAINQEMVRLFLRRMELSEEVVRYKMEHQLPIYDKEREQAIVEAMVKTGDPGHLEAYLRDFLKALMEISKDYQQEVLDGEGP